One Chryseobacterium sp. StRB126 genomic region harbors:
- a CDS encoding M17 family metallopeptidase: protein MKLINKKNKNYTQVFHLFTEEEWTKTSKNFNKNIATFFTGKKYEVFINAHEEGITYFIGLGKSTLQNFELQQVAVRFSQTQKEKLQGVPTLLLADFLNEKQFEEFLKGLLIGTYNYPFEKNHPFWNTKFELHFESLSQKKLDEISRKAEALSNGQIACQEWINKPANLKRPDTFSLYLKNLAKKHELKYTVFNRKKCEELGLGAYLAVNQGSAHDAAFTILEYKTTAKNAKTFGLVGKCVLFDTGGISLKPFTNMHYMKSDMGGATAVVGSLIYAAEMKLPVNIVAVLPITDNAISEKALLPSDVITAYNGKTIEVMDTDAEGRLILADGLSYLAKNYKTDFLIDLATLTGSSVRMFGDTCGALFSNNEELKNLLIKTGDHTNQRLWNLPLWDIWKDDIQSDVADLKNMSLKPIGDCIIAAKFLEHFIDNHPRWAHLDIAGVAFGNVGYAKEKAATGYGVQLLTDLIENYH, encoded by the coding sequence ATGAAACTAATCAACAAAAAAAATAAAAACTATACCCAGGTTTTCCATTTATTCACGGAAGAAGAATGGACCAAAACAAGTAAAAATTTCAATAAAAATATTGCTACATTCTTCACGGGAAAAAAGTATGAGGTTTTCATCAATGCTCATGAAGAAGGAATCACTTACTTTATTGGATTAGGAAAATCCACTTTACAGAATTTCGAGCTACAGCAGGTTGCCGTAAGGTTTTCACAAACTCAAAAAGAAAAGCTACAAGGCGTTCCTACTTTATTACTTGCAGATTTCCTCAATGAAAAACAGTTTGAAGAGTTTTTGAAGGGGTTGCTCATCGGGACCTACAATTATCCTTTTGAAAAAAATCATCCTTTCTGGAACACAAAATTTGAACTTCATTTTGAGAGCTTAAGTCAGAAAAAACTGGATGAAATCAGTCGGAAAGCTGAAGCTTTAAGCAACGGACAAATCGCCTGTCAGGAATGGATAAATAAACCTGCCAATCTAAAAAGACCAGATACTTTCAGTTTATACCTTAAAAATCTAGCTAAAAAACATGAGTTAAAGTACACCGTTTTTAACCGAAAGAAATGCGAAGAACTTGGTCTGGGAGCTTACCTTGCCGTTAATCAGGGAAGTGCCCATGATGCAGCTTTCACCATTTTAGAATATAAAACAACGGCTAAAAATGCCAAAACCTTTGGATTGGTAGGGAAATGTGTTCTTTTTGATACTGGAGGAATTTCTCTGAAACCCTTTACCAATATGCATTATATGAAATCTGACATGGGTGGGGCAACAGCTGTTGTAGGAAGTTTAATTTATGCAGCAGAGATGAAATTACCGGTTAATATCGTCGCTGTTCTTCCCATTACAGACAATGCTATTTCTGAAAAAGCTTTGCTTCCAAGTGATGTCATTACTGCTTATAACGGAAAAACCATTGAAGTGATGGACACTGATGCAGAAGGCAGACTGATTCTTGCCGACGGACTTTCCTATTTAGCCAAAAACTACAAAACAGATTTCCTGATTGATCTGGCTACTTTGACAGGAAGCTCAGTAAGAATGTTTGGAGATACCTGCGGGGCCCTATTTTCCAATAATGAAGAGCTGAAAAACCTTTTGATAAAAACCGGAGATCACACCAACCAAAGACTCTGGAATCTACCGTTATGGGATATCTGGAAAGACGATATACAATCTGATGTAGCCGACTTAAAAAACATGTCTCTAAAACCCATTGGCGACTGTATTATTGCCGCCAAATTCTTAGAGCATTTCATTGATAATCATCCTAGATGGGCCCATTTGGATATCGCTGGAGTAGCTTTTGGAAATGTAGGGTATGCCAAAGAAAAAGCAGCTACCGGTTATGGGGTTCAATTGCTCACGGATTTAATCGAAAATTATCACTAA
- a CDS encoding carboxylate-amine ligase, whose product MHHQFTIGIEEEYQIIDVESRDLISHVSKIIEGGKAVLSENLKHEMHESMIEMETGICQNIQEARAELTNLRRHLINTAHEQGLRVSGGGTHPFSHWSDNSITQGERYIKIVDDMGDVARENLIFGLHVHIGIPNREEGVRIQNVMRYFLPHVYALSTNSPFWIGRYTGFKSYRQEIFVKFPRTGIPSYFNSLAEFDSYVDLLVKTGTIDNAKKIWWDLRVHPFYPTIEFRICDMPLRIDETVCLAAIMQSLVAKIYKLHQQNLSFRSYRRLLLNENKWRASKSGIEAQLIDFGKEESVPYPLLLKELLEFIDDVVDDLGCREEVEYAWKILENGTGADRQLQIFKETGDLTKVVDYMISETEYGITHGETAS is encoded by the coding sequence ATGCATCATCAGTTTACTATTGGAATCGAAGAAGAATATCAGATCATTGATGTTGAAAGCAGAGATTTGATTTCTCATGTATCAAAAATCATTGAAGGCGGGAAAGCAGTATTAAGTGAAAATCTAAAACACGAAATGCACGAATCCATGATTGAAATGGAAACCGGAATCTGCCAGAACATTCAGGAAGCCAGAGCAGAATTAACCAATTTAAGAAGGCATCTTATCAACACAGCCCATGAACAGGGGCTTCGTGTTTCCGGAGGCGGAACCCACCCTTTCTCACATTGGTCGGACAATAGTATCACCCAAGGGGAAAGATACATCAAAATTGTAGATGATATGGGCGATGTTGCCCGTGAAAACCTTATTTTCGGACTTCACGTACATATTGGAATTCCTAACCGGGAAGAAGGCGTAAGAATTCAGAATGTAATGCGTTATTTCCTGCCTCATGTTTATGCACTCTCTACCAATTCTCCTTTCTGGATCGGAAGGTATACAGGTTTTAAATCGTACAGACAGGAAATTTTCGTTAAATTTCCGAGAACCGGTATCCCAAGCTATTTCAACTCATTAGCAGAATTTGACAGTTATGTTGATCTCTTGGTAAAAACAGGAACCATCGACAATGCTAAAAAAATATGGTGGGATTTAAGGGTTCATCCATTCTACCCTACTATTGAGTTCAGGATTTGCGATATGCCATTAAGAATTGATGAAACGGTATGTCTTGCGGCCATTATGCAGAGTTTAGTGGCTAAAATTTATAAACTTCACCAACAAAACCTTAGTTTCAGAAGCTATAGAAGGCTGTTATTAAACGAAAATAAATGGCGCGCTTCCAAAAGCGGAATTGAAGCTCAGCTGATTGATTTTGGAAAAGAAGAATCTGTTCCCTATCCTCTTTTATTAAAAGAACTTTTAGAATTTATTGATGATGTGGTAGATGATCTAGGCTGCCGAGAAGAGGTTGAATATGCCTGGAAAATTCTTGAAAACGGAACGGGTGCCGATAGACAGCTTCAGATCTTTAAGGAAACCGGTGATCTTACTAAGGTTGTAGATTATATGATCTCAGAAACTGAGTACGGCATAACACATGGCGAAACCGCTTCATAA
- a CDS encoding alpha/beta hydrolase-fold protein, producing MRFELYTDEKDDRPVFITGNFNNWNPKDYYYQLQQSDSHHYFIEIEDEKLADEIEYKFTKGGWENVELDKYGNITPNRKVKKSLRKTSDTIEKWRLNWGPFKEEFFPIAEVISEKFYIPQLDRYRKIWALLPYDYQTSDKSYPVLYLQDAQNLFNEGSGFGNWEIDKKLSILAEYGRGDIIIVAIEHGSEDRIKEYIFDNDNVANGSEGKKYIRFITDTLKPYVDENYRTKKDRDNTGIGGSSLGALISIYSGFLYPEVYSKLLIFSPSLWVEPNNNFPMMSFRVPFKTKIYLYGGGQEGSKMVKRIHIFEEYLKRWEKKNLFDFEFRTNINPDGTHSEFYWSQEFPRAIEWLFYDNTENPVEVKPQQQSIKN from the coding sequence ATGAGGTTCGAACTTTATACTGATGAAAAAGATGATAGACCAGTATTTATCACCGGGAATTTCAACAATTGGAATCCCAAAGACTACTATTACCAGCTCCAGCAATCAGATTCCCATCATTATTTCATAGAAATTGAAGATGAAAAACTAGCTGATGAAATTGAATACAAGTTCACCAAAGGAGGCTGGGAAAATGTAGAATTGGATAAATACGGCAATATCACTCCTAACCGGAAAGTAAAAAAATCACTTCGGAAAACATCTGATACCATCGAAAAGTGGAGGTTAAACTGGGGACCTTTCAAGGAAGAGTTCTTTCCCATTGCCGAAGTTATTTCTGAAAAATTTTATATCCCGCAACTGGATCGTTACCGCAAAATCTGGGCACTACTTCCTTATGATTATCAAACTTCGGATAAGAGCTACCCTGTTTTATATCTTCAGGATGCTCAAAACCTATTCAATGAAGGAAGTGGTTTCGGAAACTGGGAAATTGACAAAAAACTGTCTATCCTTGCGGAATACGGAAGAGGAGATATTATCATTGTGGCTATAGAACATGGAAGTGAGGATAGAATCAAGGAATATATTTTTGATAATGACAATGTAGCCAATGGCTCGGAAGGCAAGAAATACATCCGTTTTATTACGGACACCTTAAAACCTTATGTAGATGAAAATTACAGAACTAAAAAAGACCGTGACAATACCGGGATAGGTGGCAGCTCATTGGGAGCATTAATCAGTATCTACAGCGGATTTCTTTATCCAGAAGTTTATTCCAAGCTGTTGATCTTCTCCCCTTCTCTTTGGGTAGAACCGAATAATAACTTTCCTATGATGAGTTTCCGGGTTCCGTTTAAAACAAAAATATACTTATATGGCGGCGGTCAGGAAGGCTCTAAAATGGTTAAAAGAATTCATATTTTTGAGGAGTATCTGAAAAGATGGGAGAAAAAGAACCTTTTCGATTTTGAATTCAGAACCAATATCAATCCTGACGGAACCCACAGTGAATTTTACTGGTCACAGGAATTCCCCAGAGCTATTGAATGGCTGTTCTATGACAATACCGAAAATCCTGTTGAAGTAAAACCACAACAACAAAGCATTAAGAACTAA
- a CDS encoding acetyl-CoA carboxylase biotin carboxylase subunit family protein, which translates to MEEKIIVCISCYYKGYDFMDEMKRLSNKIILVTSENLKEKNWPWHAIDEVFYMPEIKPSVWNLEHLIQGFSHLMKTRKVDAVVALDDYDVEKAALIRETFRIPGMGQTTHRYFRDKLAMRQKAKDSGINVPEFTAVFNDDTVNEFVEKVPAPWVLKPRSEASASGIKKILAKEQLHEALEVLGEERHLFLLESFKPGDVYHVDSLTFNKEIVFTSASKYLAPPMQVSHEGGVFRSKTLGRYSDEFKALEEINSRVLSNFGLLNGATHTEFIRGKEDGKWYFLETSSRVGGAHIPDLVEASSGINIWREWAKIEDALLRKKNYSVSAPTGYYSGLIVALIKDKEPDYSKFECEEAVKFLPIDYHVGIVYKSTDAAVVEERLDDAAEKINAEMLNILPPKISKLSS; encoded by the coding sequence ATGGAGGAGAAAATTATAGTATGTATTTCGTGCTATTACAAGGGCTATGATTTCATGGACGAAATGAAGCGGCTCAGTAATAAAATCATCTTAGTAACATCAGAAAATCTTAAAGAAAAAAACTGGCCCTGGCATGCCATTGATGAGGTATTTTATATGCCCGAGATTAAACCATCTGTGTGGAATCTTGAACACCTGATCCAAGGATTTTCACACCTGATGAAAACCAGAAAAGTAGACGCTGTAGTCGCTCTTGATGACTACGACGTAGAAAAGGCTGCCCTGATCCGGGAAACCTTCCGTATTCCAGGAATGGGACAAACTACCCACCGTTATTTTAGAGATAAACTGGCAATGCGTCAAAAAGCTAAGGATTCAGGCATTAATGTTCCGGAATTCACAGCTGTTTTCAATGACGATACCGTGAATGAATTTGTAGAAAAAGTTCCTGCACCTTGGGTACTGAAACCACGCTCAGAAGCCTCTGCATCAGGAATTAAAAAAATATTAGCCAAAGAACAGCTTCATGAAGCATTAGAAGTGCTTGGTGAAGAACGTCATCTTTTCCTGCTGGAAAGCTTTAAACCGGGAGATGTGTATCATGTGGACAGCCTTACCTTCAATAAGGAAATTGTCTTTACCTCTGCATCAAAGTATCTTGCTCCTCCAATGCAGGTTTCTCATGAAGGTGGTGTTTTCAGATCCAAAACATTAGGAAGATATTCTGATGAATTCAAAGCATTGGAGGAGATCAATTCCAGAGTACTTTCCAACTTCGGACTTTTGAACGGAGCTACCCATACAGAATTCATCCGCGGAAAAGAAGATGGAAAATGGTATTTTCTTGAAACTTCCTCAAGAGTAGGCGGTGCCCACATTCCTGATTTGGTGGAAGCCTCAAGCGGCATCAATATCTGGCGAGAATGGGCTAAGATTGAGGATGCTCTGTTAAGGAAAAAAAACTATAGCGTTTCCGCTCCAACAGGATATTACTCAGGGCTTATTGTTGCTCTTATCAAGGATAAAGAACCTGATTACAGCAAATTTGAATGTGAGGAAGCAGTAAAATTCCTTCCTATAGATTACCATGTGGGGATTGTTTACAAATCCACTGATGCTGCTGTAGTAGAAGAAAGACTAGACGATGCCGCAGAAAAGATTAATGCAGAAATGCTTAACATTCTTCCTCCTAAAATCAGCAAATTAAGCAGTTAA
- the glgB gene encoding 1,4-alpha-glucan branching protein GlgB — protein sequence MNSVKTYTLFTDHDVYLFKEGRHYKLYGKFGAHSVEKDGVKGVYFSVWAPHAKKVSVIGDFNNWNHRDHILFPRWDESGIWEGFIEDLPWGTLYKYAIETSRGEILEKSDPYALSWEQNIQAASLVSTTWYEWNDKDWMENRREKNSLDAPMSVYELHLGSWVRDGDNPAQFLNYRDIAKKLVPYIKEMEFTHVEFMPVMEYPYDPSWGYQITGFYAATSRFGSPQDLMFLIDELHQNNIGVILDWVPSHFPGDANGLHRFDGSYLYEHEDPRKGFHPDWKSHIFNYGRNEVKSFLISNAMFWLDRYHADGLRVDAVTSMLHLDYSRNEGEWEPNIYGENVNLEAKAFLQEFNTAVYKEFGNSIITIAEESSDFPMLTKPVHDGGVGFGMKWMMGWMHDTLDYFKEDFVNRKFHHHKLTFASMYMYNENYMMPLSHDEVVHGKASLIYKMKGDEWQKFANLRTLYVYMYTHPGAKLLFMGDEFGQTSEWNFTRSLDWHLLEYPVHKGLQDLVKKLNHLYRTESALYENQFDKHGFEWIEADDLENSVYVYLRKGKRKDDVLMTILNLAPKVLDYKIKIPNGTHWEVVFNSDDEIYSGSGMISEVLEEKYEDGREQQQFMTIKLPPLAGIILRQQKDKKYKLHRIKHRR from the coding sequence ATGAATTCTGTTAAAACCTATACGCTTTTTACCGATCATGATGTGTATCTTTTTAAAGAAGGTAGGCATTATAAGCTGTATGGTAAATTTGGAGCACATTCTGTAGAAAAGGATGGCGTAAAGGGAGTTTATTTTTCAGTTTGGGCTCCTCATGCTAAAAAAGTTTCTGTGATAGGAGACTTTAATAACTGGAATCATAGAGATCATATTTTGTTTCCAAGATGGGACGAATCCGGGATCTGGGAAGGTTTTATAGAAGACTTACCCTGGGGAACTTTATATAAATATGCTATTGAAACTTCAAGAGGAGAGATTCTGGAAAAGAGTGACCCTTATGCCTTAAGCTGGGAACAGAACATTCAGGCAGCATCACTGGTTTCTACAACCTGGTATGAATGGAATGATAAGGATTGGATGGAAAACCGTCGGGAGAAAAATAGCTTAGATGCACCCATGTCCGTTTATGAATTACATTTAGGTTCATGGGTAAGGGATGGTGATAATCCTGCTCAATTTTTGAACTATCGTGATATTGCAAAGAAACTCGTTCCTTATATAAAAGAAATGGAGTTTACGCATGTAGAATTTATGCCGGTGATGGAATATCCTTATGATCCAAGCTGGGGATATCAGATTACAGGATTCTATGCGGCTACTTCACGTTTTGGGTCACCACAGGATCTTATGTTTCTGATTGATGAGCTTCACCAAAATAATATAGGCGTTATCCTGGATTGGGTACCTTCCCATTTTCCAGGAGATGCTAATGGACTTCACCGCTTTGATGGTTCCTATTTATATGAACATGAAGATCCGAGAAAAGGGTTTCATCCCGATTGGAAATCACATATCTTCAATTACGGCCGAAATGAAGTGAAATCTTTCCTTATTTCCAATGCGATGTTCTGGCTGGATCGTTATCATGCGGACGGACTTCGTGTAGATGCCGTTACCTCAATGCTGCATCTGGATTATTCAAGGAATGAAGGGGAATGGGAACCTAATATATATGGTGAAAACGTCAATCTTGAAGCCAAAGCCTTTTTGCAGGAGTTTAATACTGCTGTTTACAAAGAATTTGGGAATAGTATTATAACGATCGCTGAAGAAAGTTCAGATTTTCCAATGCTTACCAAACCTGTTCATGACGGAGGTGTAGGCTTTGGAATGAAATGGATGATGGGCTGGATGCATGATACGTTGGATTATTTCAAAGAAGATTTTGTCAACAGAAAGTTCCATCATCATAAACTTACATTTGCTTCCATGTACATGTATAATGAAAATTATATGATGCCTTTGTCTCATGATGAAGTGGTGCACGGAAAAGCAAGTCTGATCTATAAAATGAAGGGTGATGAATGGCAGAAATTTGCCAATCTTCGTACCTTGTATGTATATATGTATACCCATCCGGGAGCCAAGTTGCTTTTTATGGGAGATGAATTTGGGCAAACCAGCGAATGGAATTTTACCCGAAGTCTGGATTGGCACCTGTTGGAATATCCGGTTCACAAAGGATTGCAAGATCTGGTGAAAAAGCTGAATCATTTATACAGAACTGAATCCGCTTTATATGAAAACCAGTTTGATAAACATGGATTTGAATGGATAGAGGCAGATGATCTTGAAAACTCTGTGTATGTTTATCTCAGGAAAGGAAAAAGAAAAGATGATGTCCTGATGACAATCTTAAATCTGGCTCCAAAAGTATTGGATTACAAAATAAAGATTCCCAACGGAACCCATTGGGAAGTAGTTTTTAACTCCGATGATGAAATATACAGCGGAAGTGGAATGATATCCGAAGTATTGGAGGAAAAATATGAAGACGGAAGAGAACAGCAACAGTTTATGACCATTAAATTACCGCCTTTGGCAGGAATTATTTTGAGGCAGCAAAAAGATAAAAAGTATAAATTACACAGAATTAAACACAGAAGATAA
- a CDS encoding glycogen synthase — MVIYHLSTECYPIAKVGGLADVVGALPKYQNKVKGIDAKVVMPWYNKPFVHEHEFEVVFDGFIHQRSNMLQVQVMKEKTNVLGFELYMVRIPGLLDRDNPYGYQDESFQFLAFQQGILHWLCAMELRPDVLHCHDYHTGLVPFMVEHCPEFSFLQGVKTIGTIHNGEYQGMMNWNMANYMPSFDAYKWGLMDWNGFMNPLASMIKCSHAFTTVSEGYLEELFISFRGLESLVRQEFGKAYGIINGIDAEVWNPETDPMLDFNFNSKNAVAQKKKNKQKLCKEYGLNPKLPLFAFIGRFATEKGADLLPDVVWKSIKQSYGALNIMILGSGNTYIENKLKEYDYTYTNFALDLGYKEHLSHKIYASADFLLMPSRVEPCGLNQMYSMRYGTVPVVRYTGGLKDTVEDISTGGAGLNFTYPGVDDIVHAMNRALGIYNQKGIMEELIHANMNFDFAWEKSAEKYLALYNS, encoded by the coding sequence ATGGTTATTTATCATTTAAGCACAGAATGTTATCCTATAGCAAAAGTGGGTGGGCTGGCAGACGTTGTCGGGGCACTTCCAAAATATCAGAATAAAGTAAAAGGAATAGATGCCAAGGTGGTAATGCCTTGGTATAACAAACCATTTGTTCATGAACATGAATTTGAGGTGGTATTTGACGGGTTTATTCATCAGAGATCCAATATGCTGCAGGTTCAGGTTATGAAGGAAAAGACCAATGTGTTGGGGTTTGAACTTTACATGGTGAGAATTCCCGGGCTGTTGGATAGAGATAATCCTTATGGCTATCAGGATGAAAGTTTTCAGTTTTTGGCCTTTCAACAAGGTATTCTGCATTGGTTATGCGCCATGGAATTAAGGCCAGATGTTCTTCATTGTCATGATTACCATACAGGATTGGTCCCTTTTATGGTAGAACATTGCCCGGAATTCAGCTTTCTGCAGGGAGTAAAAACCATTGGAACTATTCATAATGGAGAATATCAGGGAATGATGAACTGGAATATGGCGAACTATATGCCTTCATTTGATGCCTATAAATGGGGATTAATGGATTGGAATGGTTTTATGAACCCCTTGGCAAGTATGATTAAATGTTCACATGCTTTTACCACAGTATCTGAAGGATATCTGGAAGAACTTTTCATTAGTTTCCGTGGACTTGAAAGTCTGGTTCGCCAGGAATTTGGGAAAGCGTATGGAATCATCAACGGAATTGATGCCGAAGTCTGGAACCCGGAAACCGATCCGATGCTGGATTTTAACTTTAACAGTAAAAATGCTGTAGCCCAAAAGAAGAAAAATAAACAAAAGCTTTGTAAAGAATATGGACTGAATCCGAAACTTCCCCTGTTTGCATTCATCGGAAGGTTTGCTACGGAAAAAGGAGCAGATTTGTTACCGGATGTAGTATGGAAAAGCATCAAACAAAGCTACGGAGCTTTAAATATTATGATTCTTGGCTCAGGAAATACTTATATTGAGAATAAACTTAAGGAATACGATTATACCTATACCAACTTTGCTTTGGATTTAGGATATAAAGAACATCTTTCTCATAAGATTTATGCCTCGGCAGACTTTCTGTTGATGCCATCAAGAGTAGAACCATGTGGTTTAAATCAGATGTACTCTATGAGGTATGGAACCGTTCCGGTAGTAAGGTATACCGGTGGATTAAAAGATACTGTAGAAGATATTTCAACCGGTGGAGCAGGACTGAATTTTACATATCCCGGTGTAGATGATATTGTACATGCGATGAACAGAGCGCTTGGGATCTATAATCAGAAAGGAATAATGGAAGAACTTATTCATGCCAACATGAATTTTGATTTTGCATGGGAGAAATCTGCAGAAAAATATTTAGCTTTATATAATAGCTGA
- a CDS encoding alpha/beta hydrolase-fold protein has product MPHIEHTDYYSNILGTSLKVEVTGHYGHPIIMFPTSQGQYTQNHDFHLNGSINWFIEQGKVKLYNIQTIDSWSFYDEKISPQQRIKNYERYVQFLILEFVPYIQKLHKTHRVAVAGASFGGYHAANFAFRFPDVVSHLFCLSGAFSIRNFMDGYSDDLVYFNCPREFIRNDESWKYKHMHIVLSTSDQDICKDKNIEMAEILRVKGIDFWYDERKWIGHDWPLWRMVFPTFIGTYFS; this is encoded by the coding sequence ATGCCTCATATAGAACATACAGATTACTATTCCAACATTTTGGGAACAAGCCTTAAAGTAGAAGTGACCGGACATTACGGCCATCCTATCATTATGTTTCCGACCTCCCAAGGACAATATACCCAAAACCATGATTTTCATCTTAACGGAAGTATCAATTGGTTTATAGAACAGGGAAAAGTAAAGCTTTATAATATTCAGACCATTGACAGCTGGAGTTTTTATGATGAGAAAATATCTCCGCAGCAGAGAATTAAAAACTATGAGCGCTATGTACAGTTTTTGATATTGGAATTCGTTCCCTACATCCAAAAGCTCCATAAAACCCATCGTGTAGCAGTAGCCGGAGCCAGTTTTGGAGGTTATCATGCAGCCAATTTTGCTTTTAGGTTTCCGGACGTAGTTTCTCATTTATTTTGTCTGTCTGGAGCTTTTAGCATAAGAAATTTTATGGACGGCTATTCTGATGATCTCGTATATTTCAACTGTCCAAGGGAATTTATAAGAAATGATGAATCCTGGAAATATAAACATATGCATATTGTGTTGAGTACTTCTGACCAGGATATCTGTAAAGACAAGAATATTGAAATGGCTGAAATCTTAAGGGTAAAAGGCATTGATTTCTGGTATGATGAAAGAAAATGGATTGGTCACGACTGGCCATTGTGGAGAATGGTTTTCCCAACCTTTATTGGAACTTATTTTTCTTAA
- a CDS encoding type 1 glutamine amidotransferase: MKDIRIALLDMNNNHVNQGFRNIKEISETFQQNSEENVIIKTFDVRFKDEMPEIGDFDIFISSGGPGTPHREGFEWEERFAHFLDSIFEHNKYNEDKKYLFLICHSFQLASIHWKLGNICKRKSYSFGVMPIHKTDEGKEEFLFKNLQNPFYAVDSRAYQFIEPDHDRFEELGMTVMAIEKFRPHINLERAVMAVRFSDEIFGTQFHPEASPEALIENLKDDKNREAMIENFGMEKYLETMDRIDDEDKIILTRNQILPRFLQFAKKNILKEAESLA; the protein is encoded by the coding sequence ATGAAAGATATTCGAATTGCTCTGCTGGACATGAACAACAACCATGTCAATCAAGGCTTTAGAAACATTAAAGAAATTTCTGAAACATTTCAGCAGAACTCTGAAGAAAATGTAATCATCAAAACGTTTGATGTGAGGTTTAAAGATGAAATGCCGGAGATTGGAGACTTTGATATTTTTATTTCTTCAGGCGGACCAGGTACTCCACACCGCGAAGGTTTTGAGTGGGAAGAAAGGTTTGCTCATTTTTTAGATTCCATTTTTGAACATAATAAATACAACGAAGATAAAAAGTATCTTTTCCTGATCTGCCATTCATTTCAATTGGCAAGTATTCACTGGAAATTAGGAAATATCTGTAAAAGAAAATCCTATTCTTTTGGAGTAATGCCGATACACAAAACCGATGAAGGCAAAGAAGAATTTTTATTCAAAAACCTTCAGAATCCTTTTTATGCAGTAGATTCCAGAGCTTATCAGTTTATTGAGCCGGATCATGACCGTTTCGAGGAATTGGGAATGACTGTTATGGCTATTGAAAAGTTCCGTCCACACATTAATCTGGAAAGAGCTGTAATGGCGGTTCGTTTTTCTGATGAGATATTCGGAACTCAGTTTCATCCGGAAGCAAGTCCTGAGGCTTTGATAGAGAATCTTAAAGATGATAAGAACAGAGAAGCCATGATTGAAAATTTCGGAATGGAAAAGTATCTTGAAACCATGGACAGAATAGATGATGAAGATAAAATCATCCTGACCAGAAACCAGATTCTTCCGAGATTTCTTCAGTTCGCAAAAAAAAACATTTTGAAGGAAGCTGAATCTTTGGCTTAA
- a CDS encoding RimK family alpha-L-glutamate ligase, with product MTKKVGILFGMEDTFPWAFIDKVNELGGGDIVAEPVTIDKLEQGADYGYAVIIDRISQDVPFYRAYLKNAALNGTYVINNPFWWSADEKFFNNALMSKLGIPLPKTVLLPSHERPTDTSETSFRNLKFPHDWEYIFNYVGFPAYMKPHDGGGWKSVYRVENPDDLWNKLGETEQLVMMVQEEIVFDDYYRVYCLGRKYVHIMPYEPRNPHHLRYATTHQTQGKELEKLLKTIHDYTIKMNEALGYDFNTVEFAVRDGIPYAIDFCNPAPDADRNSVGEENFAWIIEHAAKLAIEKAKEYVPGKPNITWGTFVKDSIK from the coding sequence ATGACAAAAAAAGTAGGAATTCTATTCGGTATGGAAGACACATTTCCCTGGGCATTTATAGACAAAGTAAATGAATTGGGAGGTGGAGATATCGTGGCTGAACCTGTTACTATTGACAAATTAGAACAAGGGGCAGATTATGGTTATGCAGTAATCATCGACAGAATTTCGCAGGATGTTCCCTTTTACAGAGCCTATCTGAAAAACGCTGCGCTTAACGGCACCTACGTTATCAATAACCCCTTTTGGTGGAGTGCAGACGAAAAATTTTTCAACAATGCTCTGATGAGCAAGCTCGGAATTCCGTTACCGAAAACCGTACTGCTTCCATCACATGAAAGACCAACCGATACTTCGGAAACTTCATTCAGAAACCTGAAATTTCCACATGACTGGGAATATATTTTTAATTATGTTGGATTCCCGGCCTATATGAAACCTCACGATGGTGGTGGCTGGAAGAGTGTTTACAGAGTTGAAAATCCGGATGATCTTTGGAACAAACTTGGAGAAACGGAACAACTGGTGATGATGGTTCAGGAGGAAATTGTCTTCGATGATTATTACAGGGTATATTGCCTGGGTAGAAAATATGTTCACATCATGCCGTATGAGCCTAGAAACCCGCATCACCTGAGGTATGCCACTACTCATCAGACACAAGGCAAAGAGCTTGAAAAATTATTGAAAACCATTCATGATTATACAATCAAAATGAATGAAGCATTAGGATACGATTTCAATACCGTAGAATTTGCTGTAAGAGACGGAATTCCTTATGCTATCGATTTCTGTAATCCTGCTCCGGATGCAGACAGAAATTCAGTGGGAGAAGAGAATTTTGCATGGATTATAGAGCATGCTGCTAAACTGGCGATTGAAAAAGCCAAGGAATATGTTCCTGGAAAACCCAATATCACTTGGGGAACCTTTGTGAAAGATTCCATAAAATAA